In Caballeronia insecticola, one DNA window encodes the following:
- a CDS encoding low affinity iron permease family protein codes for MKTSWFLKFSNRLAQVAGHASTFVIAVLLVIVWGASGPLFHFSDTWQLVINTSTTIVTFLMVFLIQNTQNRDTAAMQIKLDELIRAVDKAHNALLDLEELDEKDLAMFRKRYAKLAQEARDDLRSASTDIDMSFEREPKR; via the coding sequence ATGAAGACCTCGTGGTTCCTCAAGTTCTCGAACAGGCTCGCGCAGGTGGCGGGGCACGCGTCCACTTTCGTGATCGCGGTGCTGCTGGTGATCGTCTGGGGCGCCTCCGGTCCGCTCTTTCACTTCAGCGACACGTGGCAACTCGTCATCAACACATCGACGACCATCGTCACCTTTCTGATGGTCTTCCTCATCCAGAACACGCAGAATCGCGACACCGCCGCGATGCAGATCAAGCTCGACGAACTGATCCGCGCGGTCGACAAGGCGCATAACGCGCTGCTCGATCTCGAAGAACTCGACGAAAAGGACCTCGCGATGTTCCGCAAGCGTTACGCAAAGCTCGCGCAGGAAGCGCGCGACGACTTGCGCTCGGCGAGCACGGATATCGACATGTCGTTCGAGCGCGAACCGAAGCGTTAG
- a CDS encoding ABC transporter substrate-binding protein, producing the protein MTIRAGTPMRLAIMTIAAGVAFAAHADTIKIGEINSYKAQPAFLLPYKNGWNLALDEINAAGGVNGNKLEVISRDDNGNPGDTVRVAQELVAREQVKLLFGGYLSNTGLALGDFAKQRHIFFLAAEPLTDKIVWQDGNKYTYRLRPSTYMQVAMLVPEAAKLKKKRWALVYPNYEYGQSAVATFKRLLKAAQPDVEFVAEQATPLGNVDAGAVTQALADAKPDAIFNVLFSADLGKFVREGNTRGLFKDRAVVSLLTGEPDYLDPLGKEAPVGWIVTGYPWYSIDTPENKKFVAAYQAKYHDYPRLGSVVGYTAMMSLANGLKKAGSPDADKLAAAFKGLPVDTPFGPITFRRQDNQSTMGAYVGVTAQKDGRGVMTSYRYIDGASVQPSDDEVKKLRPAD; encoded by the coding sequence ATGACGATCCGTGCAGGCACGCCGATGCGCCTCGCCATCATGACCATCGCTGCGGGCGTTGCGTTCGCCGCGCACGCCGACACCATCAAGATCGGCGAGATCAATAGCTACAAGGCGCAGCCCGCGTTCCTTCTGCCCTACAAGAACGGCTGGAATCTCGCGCTCGACGAGATCAACGCGGCGGGCGGCGTCAACGGCAACAAGCTCGAAGTCATTTCGCGCGACGACAACGGCAATCCGGGCGACACGGTTCGCGTCGCGCAGGAACTCGTCGCGCGCGAGCAGGTGAAGCTGTTGTTCGGCGGCTATCTGTCGAATACGGGTCTGGCTCTCGGGGATTTCGCGAAGCAGCGGCACATCTTCTTCCTCGCAGCGGAGCCGCTCACCGACAAGATCGTCTGGCAGGACGGCAACAAGTACACGTATCGCCTGCGTCCGTCGACGTATATGCAGGTCGCGATGCTCGTGCCCGAGGCCGCGAAGCTCAAGAAAAAGCGCTGGGCGCTCGTCTATCCGAACTACGAGTACGGGCAATCCGCGGTGGCCACGTTCAAGCGTTTGCTGAAGGCGGCGCAGCCGGATGTCGAGTTCGTCGCGGAGCAGGCGACGCCGCTCGGCAATGTCGATGCAGGCGCGGTTACGCAGGCGCTCGCCGACGCGAAGCCCGACGCCATCTTCAACGTGCTGTTCAGCGCGGACCTCGGCAAGTTCGTGCGCGAGGGCAATACGCGCGGCTTGTTCAAGGATCGCGCGGTCGTATCGCTGCTGACGGGCGAGCCGGATTATCTCGATCCGCTCGGGAAGGAAGCGCCGGTCGGCTGGATCGTGACGGGCTATCCGTGGTATTCGATCGACACGCCCGAGAACAAGAAATTCGTCGCCGCGTATCAGGCGAAGTATCACGACTACCCGCGCCTCGGCTCTGTCGTCGGCTATACGGCGATGATGTCGCTTGCCAACGGCCTGAAGAAAGCCGGCTCGCCCGACGCCGACAAACTCGCCGCCGCGTTCAAGGGCTTGCCCGTCGATACGCCGTTCGGCCCGATCACGTTTCGCCGTCAGGACAATCAATCGACGATGGGCGCGTATGTCGGCGTGACGGCGCAGAAGGACGGCCGCGGCGTGATGACGTCGTACCGTTATATCGACGGCGCGAGCGTGCAGCCCTCGGACGACGAAGTGAAGAAGCTGCGTCCCGCCGACTGA
- a CDS encoding type II secretion system F family protein, which yields MSQDSIETLINLLMLLALVVGIVLWWATKHGGTRGRIAERTRQAAVVQRNERALPEEEDDDGRMARFTQRLARLGDRLPLFDAKYRAKLRTQMIRSGYRSQSAVSVLLAIKFVVGLICAAFAVMLGSHIPVVGGYPAVRGIMMLLVFVVGMILPEYVIAFFASRRRKAMASCLPDALDLLVICTNAGNSLGVSIRRVADELKTICPPLSSEFSLTADELKLSGDSTRALQALADRIDLPSIRALISTLTQSMRYGTPITQALRTLSHTERLAHIVSLEEKAAKLAPKMAVPMMLFILPAVMLIAAGPAAIQLISVFAKK from the coding sequence ATGAGTCAGGACAGCATCGAAACACTGATCAACCTGCTGATGCTGCTCGCGCTTGTCGTGGGCATCGTGCTCTGGTGGGCGACCAAGCATGGCGGAACGCGCGGGCGCATTGCAGAGCGCACGCGTCAGGCCGCGGTCGTGCAGCGCAACGAACGCGCGCTGCCGGAAGAAGAAGACGACGACGGCCGCATGGCGCGCTTCACGCAGCGCCTCGCCCGCCTCGGCGACCGCCTGCCGCTGTTCGACGCCAAGTACCGCGCGAAGCTGCGCACGCAGATGATCCGCAGCGGTTATCGCAGCCAGTCGGCGGTGTCGGTGCTGCTCGCGATCAAGTTCGTCGTCGGGCTCATCTGCGCCGCGTTCGCCGTGATGCTCGGCTCGCACATTCCCGTGGTGGGCGGTTATCCGGCGGTACGCGGCATCATGATGCTGCTCGTGTTCGTGGTCGGCATGATCCTGCCGGAATACGTGATCGCCTTCTTCGCGTCGCGGCGGCGCAAGGCCATGGCGTCATGTCTGCCGGATGCGCTCGATCTGCTCGTGATCTGCACGAACGCGGGCAACAGTCTCGGCGTGTCGATCCGGCGCGTCGCCGACGAGTTGAAGACCATCTGCCCGCCGCTCTCGAGCGAGTTCTCGCTGACCGCCGACGAACTGAAGCTCTCGGGCGACAGCACGCGCGCGTTGCAGGCGCTCGCCGATCGCATCGATCTGCCGTCGATCCGCGCGCTCATCTCCACGCTCACGCAGTCGATGCGCTACGGCACGCCGATCACGCAGGCGTTGCGCACGCTGTCGCACACCGAGCGGCTTGCGCACATCGTCTCGCTCGAAGAAAAGGCGGCCAAGCTCGCGCCGAAGATGGCCGTCCCGATGATGCTCTTCATCCTTCCCGCGGTGATGCTGATCGCCGCAGGCCCCGCCGCCATACAACTCATAAGCGTCTTTGCAAAAAAATGA
- a CDS encoding TadE/TadG family type IV pilus assembly protein, with protein MSIEFVIIIPMMLLVLLGFTEIYLYMRAVTAVDRTAFTLANTIGQMTSIIADNNDTTDANSYGSLWQDAALLAAPYQLKANGMVYVTFLCDPDSSNKCKDMDTSMTAVTPKIRWTASPSSWTNSKSSGMVSRVSSTSPLPTSWPFRTGDSAIIVEVFLSYNPFVMTSTLISGMPGQQTVYRRVYVRPRAPRAFY; from the coding sequence GTGTCCATCGAATTCGTGATCATCATCCCGATGATGCTGCTCGTGCTGCTCGGCTTCACCGAGATCTACCTGTATATGCGCGCGGTCACCGCCGTCGATCGCACGGCCTTCACGCTCGCCAATACCATCGGTCAGATGACCTCGATCATCGCCGACAACAACGACACCACCGATGCGAACAGCTACGGCTCGCTGTGGCAGGACGCGGCGCTGCTCGCCGCACCGTATCAGTTGAAGGCGAACGGCATGGTCTACGTGACGTTCCTGTGCGACCCGGACTCCAGCAACAAATGCAAGGACATGGACACCTCCATGACGGCGGTCACGCCGAAGATCCGCTGGACGGCCTCGCCGTCTTCATGGACCAACAGCAAAAGCTCGGGCATGGTGTCGAGGGTGTCGAGCACGAGTCCGCTGCCTACTTCGTGGCCGTTTCGCACCGGGGATTCGGCGATCATCGTGGAAGTGTTTTTGTCGTACAACCCGTTCGTCATGACCTCCACGCTCATTTCGGGGATGCCGGGTCAGCAGACCGTGTACCGCCGCGTGTATGTGCGGCCGCGTGCGCCGCGAGCGTTCTACTGA
- a CDS encoding TadE/TadG family type IV pilus assembly protein, translating into MQIKRKGFTFMTISSTLRSCSRLPKDAEGGVAMMFAMCASIMIGSMCVALDSIDYVMTQGHMQMALDAATLSSGVDLQRYGNTPSGASLANWQKDARAYYDANSPSGMMGFTMPDANFSASVSGAPATGQTIALSASGSLPLLAPKVFTQTSGSGSGSGSGSGSGSGSGGTPTPDTSTVSANNTAMRLPQSTLELVMVLDNTGSMNDPANGKSGANKMSGLKDAANSLIGDLLPTGTTTSKNFIGLVPFASTVNTTGALPSTGSWLSSVLPTYNTSGITTGAWSGCPIEPRTGNNLSPEPYSPTDSRKFQRYYYNVPPSKLQIVTYSSSSRYTACNTTGSSSSSVSSVPVTLGSSGSANKCNSPAAGQGTGIGTQFDQTNTSGQTLTQNSSCLATSMTFLTQNATTLTTAVGKMTPSGSTIIPTGLLWGWRMLEPSWSQNLAGAKNGWISSDPSLPKPTDGSVQNLQRVMIVLTDGQNQIGAAGSIPNTLYFNGLSGVGTNSLSAPTVFRPDGSNMSDALMDSSELHGGNPIDTSSGNNAGYPDDVNAFQLAICSAIKASGITIYSITFGASASSSSAQVTMQNCASPGNYYHAPDNTTLDNIFQQIAGNLGVLRLTK; encoded by the coding sequence ATGCAAATCAAACGCAAAGGGTTCACGTTCATGACGATTTCGTCGACGCTCCGCTCATGCAGCCGTCTGCCGAAAGACGCAGAGGGCGGCGTCGCGATGATGTTCGCCATGTGCGCGAGCATCATGATCGGGTCCATGTGCGTGGCGCTGGACTCGATCGACTACGTGATGACACAGGGCCATATGCAGATGGCGCTCGATGCGGCCACGCTGTCGTCGGGCGTCGATCTGCAACGCTACGGCAACACGCCGAGCGGCGCCAGCCTCGCCAACTGGCAGAAGGACGCGCGCGCGTACTACGACGCCAACAGTCCTTCCGGCATGATGGGCTTCACCATGCCCGATGCCAACTTCTCGGCGAGCGTCTCGGGTGCGCCCGCCACGGGGCAGACCATTGCGCTGTCGGCGTCGGGATCGCTGCCTTTGCTCGCGCCGAAGGTTTTCACCCAGACCTCGGGCAGCGGCTCAGGCAGCGGCTCAGGCAGCGGCTCAGGCAGCGGTTCGGGCGGCACGCCCACGCCCGATACTTCGACGGTATCCGCGAACAACACCGCCATGCGGCTGCCGCAAAGCACGCTGGAACTCGTGATGGTGCTGGACAACACCGGCTCGATGAACGATCCCGCCAACGGCAAGTCCGGCGCGAACAAGATGAGCGGCCTGAAGGATGCCGCCAATTCGCTGATCGGCGATCTCTTGCCGACCGGCACCACGACGAGCAAGAACTTTATCGGGCTGGTGCCGTTCGCGAGCACGGTCAACACGACGGGCGCGCTGCCGTCCACCGGCAGCTGGCTCAGTTCCGTGCTGCCGACCTACAACACGAGCGGCATCACGACGGGCGCGTGGAGCGGCTGCCCGATCGAGCCGCGCACCGGCAACAATCTCTCGCCCGAGCCTTATTCGCCGACGGACTCGCGCAAATTCCAGCGCTACTACTACAACGTGCCGCCGAGCAAGCTGCAGATCGTCACGTACAGTTCGTCGAGCCGGTACACCGCGTGCAACACGACGGGCAGTTCGTCGTCGTCCGTGTCGAGCGTTCCGGTGACGCTGGGCTCGTCGGGCTCGGCGAACAAGTGCAACAGTCCCGCCGCCGGTCAGGGCACCGGCATCGGCACGCAGTTCGACCAGACCAATACGAGCGGTCAAACGCTCACGCAGAATTCGAGTTGCCTCGCCACCTCGATGACCTTCCTCACGCAGAACGCGACGACGCTCACCACCGCCGTCGGCAAGATGACGCCGTCAGGCTCGACGATCATTCCGACGGGACTGCTGTGGGGCTGGCGCATGCTGGAGCCGTCGTGGTCGCAGAACCTGGCGGGCGCGAAAAACGGCTGGATCTCGTCCGATCCGAGCCTGCCGAAACCGACCGACGGTTCCGTGCAGAATCTGCAGCGCGTGATGATCGTGCTCACCGACGGCCAGAACCAGATCGGCGCGGCGGGCTCCATTCCGAATACGCTCTATTTCAACGGGCTCTCGGGCGTCGGGACCAACAGCCTCTCGGCGCCGACGGTGTTCCGGCCCGACGGCAGCAACATGTCGGACGCGCTCATGGACTCGTCGGAGTTGCACGGCGGCAATCCGATCGATACGTCGAGCGGCAACAACGCGGGCTATCCCGACGACGTGAACGCGTTCCAGTTAGCCATCTGCTCGGCGATCAAGGCGAGCGGCATCACGATCTATTCGATCACGTTCGGCGCATCGGCATCGAGTTCGAGCGCGCAGGTCACCATGCAGAACTGCGCGAGCCCGGGCAACTACTATCACGCGCCGGACAACACGACGCTCGACAACATCTTTCAGCAGATCGCCGGCAATCTGGGCGTGCTGCGCCTGACCAAATGA
- a CDS encoding type II secretion system F family protein translates to MSNVDLITFCSFAAVLLLGIMLLVVQDMRRQRPDARIQARLQAAFPATGPNGRETRHDDPDLFTFSRNDNIFSRWFGPKIARLKTVAGAGGLRVVIVTAILAEVVALLMSNLLPLPALATPVLVIGLPVLGVVQSYRFLVERFKRRFLDGFPDLIDLIVRAVRSGVPVTHVMSLASAECVEPLKSEFRLMGDGLKVGLDLEEVLATAVARIGIADFSFFCVCLLLQRETGGQLGETLENLSGIVRKRREIRQKTKALTGEARITTKILASVPFVILGSMFLLNRAYLMVLFNTSAGQKVLTCAAISLTLGLGVVHKMSKLDTAR, encoded by the coding sequence ATGAGTAACGTCGACCTCATCACGTTCTGCTCTTTCGCCGCCGTGCTGCTGCTCGGCATCATGCTGCTCGTGGTGCAGGACATGCGCCGCCAGCGCCCCGACGCGCGCATCCAGGCGCGGCTCCAGGCGGCCTTTCCCGCGACCGGTCCGAACGGACGCGAGACGCGCCACGACGATCCCGATCTCTTCACCTTCTCGCGCAACGACAACATCTTCAGCCGCTGGTTCGGCCCGAAGATCGCGCGCCTCAAGACCGTGGCGGGCGCGGGCGGCTTGCGCGTAGTGATCGTCACGGCAATCCTGGCCGAGGTCGTTGCGCTGCTGATGTCGAACCTGCTGCCGCTGCCCGCGCTCGCGACGCCCGTGCTGGTCATCGGCCTGCCGGTGCTGGGCGTCGTGCAGTCGTACCGGTTTCTCGTCGAGCGTTTCAAGCGGCGTTTTCTCGACGGCTTTCCCGATCTCATCGATCTGATCGTGCGTGCCGTGCGCTCCGGCGTTCCCGTGACGCACGTGATGAGCCTCGCGTCCGCCGAATGCGTCGAGCCGCTCAAAAGCGAATTCAGGCTGATGGGCGACGGGCTGAAGGTCGGTCTCGACCTCGAAGAAGTGTTGGCGACGGCGGTCGCGCGCATCGGCATCGCGGATTTCTCGTTCTTCTGCGTCTGCCTGCTGTTGCAACGCGAGACCGGCGGTCAGCTTGGCGAGACGCTCGAAAACCTCTCGGGCATCGTGCGCAAGCGCCGCGAGATCCGGCAGAAGACGAAGGCGCTGACAGGCGAAGCGCGCATCACGACCAAGATTCTGGCTTCGGTGCCGTTCGTCATTCTGGGCAGCATGTTCCTGCTCAACCGTGCGTATCTGATGGTGCTGTTCAATACGTCGGCGGGTCAGAAAGTGCTGACGTGCGCGGCCATTTCGCTGACGCTGGGACTGGGCGTCGTTCACAAGATGTCGAAACTGGATACCGCGCGATGA
- a CDS encoding tetratricopeptide repeat protein: MKTLSLSYPGVRRLSVAVCCATLAIALGACTTTTRQSVDSHPVMRNSAPSTMSEMRIADTALDSGNVELATSLYEKAVQADPHSVAGLTGLGNTLYTVGDFTRAGVYYDRASKADANAPAPLVGLARVAIRQRRFDDAIATYRRLLTLMPDDPLASAGLGAALDMKGDHKGAQTVLRQALGKNAGDPLISVNLGLSLILGGDPREGANVLLDVTRFPAAPPQARQDLALAYGLLGNREAAAEILSRDLPKASVEDNLRYYDIQRELLARRTPSVSSVSPATPAAIPTAQVQTTRLK, from the coding sequence ATGAAGACCCTATCGCTTTCATATCCCGGCGTGCGCCGCCTGAGCGTGGCGGTCTGCTGCGCGACGCTCGCGATCGCGCTCGGCGCCTGCACGACGACCACCCGCCAGAGCGTCGACAGCCACCCCGTCATGCGCAATTCGGCGCCCAGCACGATGAGCGAAATGCGTATCGCCGACACGGCGCTCGATTCGGGCAACGTCGAACTCGCGACCTCGCTCTACGAAAAAGCCGTGCAGGCGGACCCGCACTCGGTCGCGGGCCTGACCGGCCTCGGCAACACGCTCTACACGGTCGGTGACTTCACGCGCGCGGGCGTCTATTACGATCGCGCCAGCAAGGCCGATGCGAACGCGCCGGCGCCGCTCGTCGGCCTTGCGCGCGTTGCGATCCGCCAGCGCCGCTTCGATGACGCCATCGCAACTTACCGGCGTCTGCTCACGCTGATGCCGGACGATCCGCTCGCCTCGGCCGGTCTCGGCGCCGCGCTCGACATGAAGGGCGATCACAAGGGCGCGCAGACGGTGCTGCGTCAGGCGCTCGGAAAGAACGCCGGCGATCCGCTGATTTCCGTGAACCTCGGCCTGTCGCTGATTCTCGGCGGCGATCCGCGCGAAGGCGCGAACGTGCTGCTCGACGTGACGCGCTTCCCCGCCGCGCCGCCGCAGGCGCGTCAGGATCTCGCGCTCGCCTACGGTCTGCTCGGCAATCGCGAAGCGGCCGCCGAGATTCTGTCGCGCGATCTGCCGAAGGCGTCGGTCGAGGACAACCTGCGCTATTACGACATCCAGCGCGAACTGCTGGCGCGGCGCACGCCGTCCGTTTCGTCCGTATCGCCTGCGACGCCCGCCGCGATTCCGACGGCTCAAGTGCAAACGACGCGCCTCAAATGA
- a CDS encoding DNA-3-methyladenine glycosylase, whose protein sequence is MNKKPKPIDFYAPSEQVAQRLIGAIVTVDGVGGRIVETEAYDREDPASHTFSGLTPRNAAMFGPPAHVYVYRSYGIHWCMNFVCREPGHGAGVLIRAIEPLTGIDVMRERRGLEPVKLLCSGPGRLAQALGITHKNNGMSLAEPPFHIEPPEEDFAVVSGPRIGLTKAVDVPWRFGLAGSKFVSKPFPRV, encoded by the coding sequence GTGAACAAGAAGCCCAAACCCATCGACTTTTACGCGCCTTCCGAGCAGGTCGCGCAACGCCTGATCGGCGCGATCGTGACCGTCGATGGCGTCGGCGGGCGCATCGTCGAAACGGAAGCCTATGATCGCGAGGACCCCGCCTCGCATACTTTCTCCGGGCTTACGCCGCGCAATGCGGCAATGTTCGGGCCGCCCGCGCATGTCTACGTCTACCGTTCCTACGGCATTCACTGGTGCATGAATTTCGTGTGCCGCGAGCCGGGTCATGGCGCGGGTGTGTTGATTCGCGCGATCGAGCCGCTCACCGGCATCGACGTGATGCGCGAGCGGCGCGGCCTCGAACCGGTCAAGCTGCTGTGCTCGGGACCGGGGCGTCTCGCGCAGGCGCTCGGCATCACGCACAAGAACAACGGCATGTCACTGGCGGAGCCGCCGTTTCATATCGAGCCGCCCGAGGAAGATTTCGCCGTGGTCAGCGGCCCGCGCATCGGGCTCACGAAGGCCGTGGATGTGCCGTGGCGCTTCGGGCTCGCCGGATCGAAATTCGTCAGCAAGCCCTTCCCGCGCGTGTGA
- a CDS encoding CpaF family protein — translation MFGQKQVPRPPADADAASGADAAPVVEAPPVAPVAPITRSHAPEGSEVLVRSDLFRVIRNGVFAAMNPSAAVGKTREQMKPAVEQLVLDVAERERLNVTIAEQGQIVGELLNDMFGLGPIEPLLADDTITDVLVNGPDQVWVERHGRLELTNCKFRDNTHVTNVAQRIAAGVGRRVDESSPMVDARLADGSRVNVVLPPLAIHGASISIRKFSKRNITLHRMAQQANMSASMATVLKLASTCRLNVIVSGGTGSGKTTLLNALSHFIGHGERTVTIEDAAELQLVQPHVVSLETRPENAEGLGAVTQRDLVRNALRMRPDRIILGETRGSEAFDVLQAMNTGHDGSMTTIHANTPRDGITRLESMVMMANGNLPLLSIRRQIASAVHMIVQIERMRDGMRRVTRITELVGMEGDVIITQDLFTFRYDASAYSEEVKGVFETGAVRPAFAARAAYYGLEDALLEAMRP, via the coding sequence ATGTTCGGACAGAAGCAGGTTCCCCGCCCGCCCGCCGACGCGGATGCCGCATCCGGCGCCGATGCCGCGCCGGTCGTGGAGGCGCCGCCGGTTGCGCCGGTTGCGCCGATTACGCGCTCACACGCGCCGGAAGGCAGCGAAGTGCTGGTGCGCTCGGACCTCTTCAGGGTGATCCGCAACGGCGTGTTCGCCGCGATGAATCCCTCGGCCGCCGTCGGCAAGACGCGCGAGCAGATGAAGCCCGCCGTCGAGCAACTCGTGCTGGATGTGGCGGAGCGCGAGCGGCTGAACGTGACGATCGCGGAGCAAGGGCAAATCGTCGGCGAATTGTTGAACGATATGTTCGGACTCGGCCCGATCGAGCCGCTGCTCGCCGACGACACCATCACCGACGTACTCGTCAACGGCCCCGATCAGGTATGGGTCGAGCGACACGGCCGGCTGGAACTGACCAACTGCAAGTTCCGCGACAACACGCACGTGACCAACGTCGCGCAGCGGATTGCGGCGGGCGTCGGGCGGCGCGTCGACGAAAGCAGCCCCATGGTCGATGCGCGTCTCGCCGACGGCAGCCGCGTGAACGTCGTGCTGCCGCCGCTCGCGATCCACGGCGCGTCGATCTCGATTCGTAAATTCTCGAAGCGCAATATCACGCTTCATCGCATGGCGCAGCAAGCCAACATGTCGGCCTCGATGGCCACCGTGCTCAAACTCGCGAGCACTTGCCGCCTCAATGTGATCGTGTCGGGCGGCACGGGCTCGGGCAAGACGACGTTGCTCAACGCGCTGTCGCACTTTATCGGGCACGGCGAGCGCACCGTGACGATCGAAGATGCGGCCGAACTGCAACTCGTGCAGCCGCACGTCGTGAGTCTGGAAACGCGCCCCGAAAATGCCGAAGGGCTCGGCGCCGTGACGCAGCGCGATCTCGTGCGCAATGCGCTGCGGATGCGCCCGGACCGCATCATCCTCGGCGAAACGCGCGGCTCCGAAGCCTTCGACGTGTTGCAGGCGATGAACACCGGCCACGACGGCTCCATGACCACGATCCACGCGAACACGCCGCGCGACGGCATCACGCGTCTCGAATCGATGGTGATGATGGCGAACGGCAACCTGCCGCTCCTGTCGATCCGCCGTCAGATCGCGAGCGCGGTGCACATGATCGTGCAGATCGAGCGCATGCGCGACGGCATGCGGCGCGTCACGCGTATCACCGAACTGGTGGGCATGGAAGGCGACGTCATCATCACGCAGGATCTGTTCACGTTCCGCTACGACGCGAGCGCGTACAGCGAGGAAGTGAAAGGCGTGTTCGAAACGGGCGCCGTGCGTCCGGCCTTCGCCGCGCGCGCCGCGTACTACGGCCTCGAAGATGCGCTGCTGGAGGCGATGCGGCCATGA
- a CDS encoding ABC transporter ATP-binding protein, whose translation MTLLSIEHLTKAFDGVQAVDAVSFDLEAGQLLALIGPNGAGKSTCFNMINGQLKPSSGAIRLNGRDIAGMRPRDIWRLGVGRTFQIAATFNSMTVLENVQMALLSHERRVFSFFGRVASWKQDEALALLDLVGMAAHAQRSCAVLAYGDVKRVELAIALANSPKLLLMDEPTAGMAPQERNALMALTAQLAKERDIGVLFTEHSMDVVFSHADKLIVLARGKLIAQGDADTVRRDPRVREVYLGTGASFAPRAVLSADLSAGESA comes from the coding sequence GTGACGCTGCTTTCCATCGAACATCTGACGAAGGCCTTCGACGGCGTGCAGGCCGTCGACGCCGTCTCGTTCGATCTCGAAGCGGGCCAGTTGCTGGCGCTGATCGGCCCGAACGGCGCGGGCAAATCGACGTGTTTCAACATGATCAACGGCCAACTCAAGCCCAGTTCGGGCGCGATCCGCCTGAACGGCCGCGACATCGCGGGCATGCGTCCGCGCGATATCTGGCGGCTCGGCGTGGGCCGCACGTTTCAGATCGCCGCGACCTTCAATTCGATGACTGTGCTGGAGAACGTGCAGATGGCGCTGTTGTCGCACGAGCGGCGCGTCTTCAGCTTCTTCGGCCGGGTCGCATCGTGGAAGCAGGACGAGGCGCTGGCCTTGCTCGATCTCGTCGGCATGGCGGCGCACGCGCAGCGCAGTTGCGCGGTGCTCGCATACGGCGATGTGAAGCGCGTCGAGCTGGCGATCGCACTCGCGAACAGCCCGAAGCTTCTCTTGATGGACGAACCGACCGCCGGCATGGCGCCGCAGGAACGCAACGCGCTGATGGCGCTCACCGCGCAGCTCGCGAAGGAGCGCGACATCGGCGTGCTCTTCACGGAGCACAGCATGGACGTGGTGTTCTCGCACGCGGACAAGCTCATCGTGCTTGCGCGCGGCAAGCTCATCGCGCAGGGCGATGCGGATACCGTCCGTCGCGATCCGCGCGTGCGCGAGGTGTATCTCGGCACGGGCGCATCGTTCGCGCCGCGTGCGGTCTTGAGTGCGGATTTAAGCGCGGGAGAATCGGCATGA
- a CDS encoding ABC transporter ATP-binding protein, with amino-acid sequence MGMTLLKVDALNAYYGRAQILFDVGFEVARGEVVALMGRNGAGKSTTMKAVMGLLPRISGSIAFMGEDIAGMAPYRIARKGLGYVPEDRRVFGDLTVMENLDTGRQPPREHAPSWTPEKLFRVFPNLGAMRDRRASRMSGGEQQMLTVSRTLMGNPRLVLLDEPSEGVAPVIVEQMADMILELKREGLAILLSEQNLHFAELVSDRIYVLEKGQVRHSGAMHAFARDDAARREFLGV; translated from the coding sequence ATCGGCATGACGCTGCTGAAGGTCGATGCATTGAACGCGTACTATGGCCGCGCGCAAATCCTGTTCGACGTCGGCTTCGAAGTTGCACGCGGCGAAGTGGTCGCGCTGATGGGCCGCAACGGCGCCGGCAAATCCACGACGATGAAAGCTGTCATGGGCCTGTTACCGCGCATCTCGGGGTCGATCGCTTTCATGGGCGAAGACATCGCGGGCATGGCGCCATACCGGATCGCGCGCAAGGGACTCGGCTACGTGCCCGAAGATCGGCGCGTGTTCGGCGACCTCACCGTGATGGAGAATCTCGATACCGGCCGTCAGCCGCCGCGCGAACATGCGCCGTCGTGGACGCCGGAGAAGCTGTTTCGCGTGTTCCCGAATCTCGGCGCCATGCGCGACCGGCGCGCGAGCCGCATGAGCGGCGGCGAGCAGCAGATGCTCACCGTATCGCGCACGCTGATGGGCAATCCGCGCCTCGTGCTGCTCGACGAGCCTTCCGAAGGCGTCGCGCCTGTGATCGTCGAGCAAATGGCGGACATGATTCTCGAACTGAAGCGCGAGGGGCTGGCCATTCTGCTGTCGGAGCAGAACCTGCATTTCGCGGAACTCGTCAGCGACCGCATCTATGTGCTGGAGAAAGGACAGGTGCGTCATTCCGGAGCGATGCACGCCTTCGCACGCGACGACGCCGCGCGCCGCGAGTTTCTGGGTGTTTGA